The following DNA comes from Deinobacterium chartae.
GCGCACCGCCGGCTTGCCGATCACCTGCCCGGCCTGGGCAAAGAAAGGCTGTCCGCTCTGAAACCCGAGCAGGCCTTCGAAGGCGTTGCCCCGGAGCGTCAGCAGGCCGCTGCTGTGCGAAGACGCCAGATAGCGCAGCAGGCCGGGTAGCGAGGTCGGGTTGAAGTCACCGGTCAGGGTGGTCATGTCAGGCCTCCGTGTCCAGTCCGGCAGCGCGCCATACCAGCGGTTGCTGTTCGCGCAGCGCACCCAGTTCCAGGTCCGCCGTGCGCAGTCCCGCCCGGTTCAGCGCGCCCCGGTAAGCGGCCAGTAGGGCCGGAGCCAGTTCCTCGAGGGGAACATCGCTGCTTACGCTCAAGGTGTTGCCCTGAATCGAAATTTCGCCTGCGAACGGGTCTAAGGCCGGGTGATCGTCGGCGAGGTCCAAGGCGGCGGCGCGCCAGAAACGCTCGAGGGGCTCGTTGCGTCCGCTGAGGGCGAGCACCGAGTTCCAGAAGGCCAGCAGCCGGGTGGCGTCCACTCCGCCCCCGGTGCTTTCGCCGGCCGGGAACAGGTCGATGCGGGTGATCTGCGAGAGGTCGCTGCCGCCCCGGTCGCGCTCGCGCCCGCCGTACCAGAACAGGTCGCGGTGCCCCTCGGGTCCGTGTTGGCGCAGCACCCCGGAAAACCCCCTCGAGGCGAGTTCGGCTTCGAGAAGTTGCGGGGGAGTCAGGGGTGTTTCGGGTTCGGCGAAGCTACAGACGTGCGCCAGGTAGCTGAGTTCGGGCTCGAGGACGTACAGGCTGAGGTGCCCGTCGGCCAGGTCGGGGCCGAGCTGCTGCAGGTGTGCGGGGCGGCTGCCGGGTTCACCGGACGCGTAGAGCTGGGCGCCAAGCTGACGTCCGTCGCGCCAGAAAGCCCGGGCGCTCAGGTTCTCCGCAACTGCTTCGAGGTAACCGCTGAAGCTGGGCCGTGCCTCCACTTCGGCGAGGGCGACCTCCCAGGGCAGGAAGCGGGCGGGCAGATCGCGAAACACCGCCTGTGCCGCTGGAAGGGCCAGCCATCGCCCCCAGATACTCGAAGAGGTTAAGGAAGTCGTCATAGATTTCACTCTAAGCTAACATGCATCTTCAGCCGGTCATCATGATCCGGGACGTTAGGTGTCTGCGAACGGTCTCAGAGGGTCAAAAATTCCGTGAATGCCTTCTCAAGGAGTGTACAGAAAAAACTCACTGAATAGTTAAGAGCCATGCGCATCTCAGGAAGGACCCTGGCACCGCAGGAAACTCCCCATAAATAAAGGCGGCGGTGCATTGGCACCGCCGCCTTCGGGAAAAGCGCAGGCTTTACAGCGTTTCGAGCTGCTGCAGCAGCTCCGAGGCGCGCGCGCGCAGGTCGCCGCGCGACTGCGGCTCGCCCAGCTGGTGCAGGCCACCGTGGTAGGCGTCCGGGTCGCCGAACAGACGGCTGAGCAGCTCGAACTCCTGCTTGCCGCGCAGCGAGGCGTCGTCGCGGAACAGGGTCACGTAGGCGTCTTGGAACATCGCGTCGCTGAGCTGGCCGTTGAGGTAACGGCGGATCAGGTCACGGTAGGGTTCCACGTTGCCGCTGATGGCCTCGCGCTCGCCCTCGAGGCGCGGCACGTGCTGTTCGAACACGGGGGCCAGGGCCTCGGGCGTGATGTCCCAGTTGTCCACGTCGAACACGGCCTGGCCGTTTTTGAACAGGATGAACTGCGGCGACTGGTGCACCACGCCGCTCAAGCTGGCCACATGGTTGGACGCCGGACGCCACTCCACCACCCGGATGATCCCGACCGGCAGGTCATGCTGGCGCAAGAAGGTCTCGAGGACGCTGAAGCCCTGCATGGTCTTGTGGCAGGTGCCCGCCTTGAAGACCGCGCCGAGCGGGAACTGCTGCAAGAAGGTATCGACTTCTTCGGGAGTGGTGAGCTGGTAGAGCTGCATATGCGTCAGTCTATAGCGTACGGTACTGCGGTTAACGTCACGCGGCTCACCGAAGTTCTCGGAGCGGCGTTGGCGCTACACTGGCGGCATGCAGCCCGATGCCCTGACCCTGCCGCTGCTGCGCGCGGTGGCGCGCCGCCACGGCCTGCCCGGACGTCGGGCGTGGCGGCTGCCCCAGCAGGGCCGGGTCAACGCCGCCTACCTGCTCGACGAACGGGCGGTGCTGCGCGTTCCACGCAACGACCACAAGGCGGTGCGCGAACTGTGGGTGGAGGCGGCCACCGTGCCGCATGCCCGCGCGCTTGGGCTGCGTACGCCCGAACTGCTGGCGCTCGACGCTACCCTCGACCTGCTGCCCTGGCCGTACACCGTGTACGCCTTCGTGCCAGGCGACCCGGCGCCCGCCTGGAGCCCGCCGGTCTGCCGGGCGCTGGGACACGAGCTCGCCCGCTTGCACGCCTACGCGGGCCCGCCCCTCGAGCTCTGGCGCCCTGAGGTGCGCGGAGACGCGTACGCGGCCC
Coding sequences within:
- a CDS encoding monothiol bacilliredoxin BrxC family protein — its product is MQLYQLTTPEEVDTFLQQFPLGAVFKAGTCHKTMQGFSVLETFLRQHDLPVGIIRVVEWRPASNHVASLSGVVHQSPQFILFKNGQAVFDVDNWDITPEALAPVFEQHVPRLEGEREAISGNVEPYRDLIRRYLNGQLSDAMFQDAYVTLFRDDASLRGKQEFELLSRLFGDPDAYHGGLHQLGEPQSRGDLRARASELLQQLETL
- a CDS encoding phosphotransferase family protein, which produces MQPDALTLPLLRAVARRHGLPGRRAWRLPQQGRVNAAYLLDERAVLRVPRNDHKAVRELWVEAATVPHARALGLRTPELLALDATLDLLPWPYTVYAFVPGDPAPAWSPPVCRALGHELARLHAYAGPPLELWRPEVRGDAYAALEAAAGAGRVSPQRRAALHAKLAALEAEGARTQARAVLLHNDVHMGNLRVRAGRYAALIDWGDAGWGDVLLELCLLPLAVSARVLSGYLEAGGDPGEAAWARLSWDALEWTLWALARLPEGDARLDSFRARLEAW